ATAGTGAGTGAATTCTGGAAAGTACCATGTTTCAACGGTTTTCCCTTGCTTTAGAAGCCCCTCTTCCAGCTTTTTGCTGTGTTCAATTGACACATTTGTATCCTGCATTCCATGAATAATTAAAGTAGGTGCGCAAATCTTGTCCAAATAATGAAGAGGCGTTCGCTCTTGAAACCGTTCCGGATATTTTGCCGGTGTGCCGCCAATGACTCTTTTCATCATTCTCCGCAAATCCTTCCTTTCTTCATATGTCAGCACCATATCAGAAACACCGCCCCATGTGACAATAGAAGCAACAGGACAATAAATGCCAACAAACAAAGCCATAACACCGCCTCTTGAAAAACCAAAAACATGGACTCTTTTAACGCTCGGGTAATTTTTCAGCAGATGAAAAGCAGCAATTCCATCTTCCCGATCTTCTCCAGCGAAATCTTCATTTCCTTCTCCACCTTGATTGCCCCGGTAAAATGGTGCAAACACAATAAAGCCCTCTGCAGCGAATTGAACAATTCTGCCTGGTCTAACCTTGCCAACATTTTTTATTCCGCCTCGTAAATACAAAAATCCGTCTGAAATGTCTTTCTGTTTAGGTACAGCAAGTAATCCTTTTACTTTCAAACCATTTACAGCATATGTAACGATATACAAGTCAATTGAAGGATTTGGGGAGGGGAATCTGATTTGCTCCAATATCTCTCCATTCATGCGAATCCCACCTTTTTATTTTTTTGTATAATACCCCAAATTTTCTCCTGATAATTGTTCCATCATTCTTTTTATACAATAATCAATCGTCCTATCTTTCATAATATAGCTGAAAGATTTATGAAAACGGACATCTAATATATCTCCGTTATAGATTCTTGGCCCTTCTGTTTCTAAATAATTATCTCTATGCTGCAGGGAAGAGATATGTGCAAAATAGACTGCTTTAACAAACTTAGAATCTTTTTCATGGACCTC
This DNA window, taken from Niallia sp. Man26, encodes the following:
- a CDS encoding prolyl oligopeptidase family serine peptidase gives rise to the protein MNGEILEQIRFPSPNPSIDLYIVTYAVNGLKVKGLLAVPKQKDISDGFLYLRGGIKNVGKVRPGRIVQFAAEGFIVFAPFYRGNQGGEGNEDFAGEDREDGIAAFHLLKNYPSVKRVHVFGFSRGGVMALFVGIYCPVASIVTWGGVSDMVLTYEERKDLRRMMKRVIGGTPAKYPERFQERTPLHYLDKICAPTLIIHGMQDTNVSIEHSKKLEEGLLKQGKTVETWYFPEFTHYFPPKVNRKVVENLCSWMKKHSEKLVEYK